In Bradyrhizobium sp. 195, the sequence TAGGCTTGGCCGGTCTGGCCACCCTGAGCGGCCATTTGCCGCTCCATGTTCTGGCGATAGAGACCGACGAAGTCGACCGGATCCAGCATCAGGGGCGGGAACCCGCCGTCGCGAACCGCGGTCGCGATGATCTCGCGGGCGAACGGGAACAGCAGGCGCGGGCACTCGATCATGACCAGCGGATGCAGATTCTCCTTTGGCACGTTGGCAATGCGGAACACGCCGGCATAGGCGAGTTCGAACGAGAACATGATCTTGCCCGCCGTTTCGGCCTT encodes:
- the secB gene encoding protein-export chaperone SecB encodes the protein MTNGNGTPPEAAQAPQLNVLAQYTKDLSFENPNAPTSLQQQSQPPQINIQINVSANNLSEQEFEVTLSVEGKAETAGKIMFSFELAYAGVFRIANVPKENLHPLVMIECPRLLFPFAREIIATAVRDGGFPPLMLDPVDFVGLYRQNMERQMAAQGGQTGQA